The Pseudophryne corroboree isolate aPseCor3 chromosome 2, aPseCor3.hap2, whole genome shotgun sequence genome has a segment encoding these proteins:
- the SMIM29 gene encoding small integral membrane protein 29 isoform X2: MSNSTDSGSSDMNADSMGGIVLVPFFLITVLGVVVAVIMYVKKRKRVDRLRHHLLPLYSYDPAEEIHEAEQELLGQDTKVCHYTDNQNA; encoded by the exons ATGAGTAACTCCACGGATTCTGGATCAAGTGATATGAATGCTGATTCAATGGGAGGGATTGTTCTGGTTCCTTTCTTCCTTATCACTGTGCTTGGTGTAGTTGTGGCTGTG ATCATGTATGTAAAGAAGAGGAAAAG AGTGGACCGACTTAGACATCATTTACTTCCCCTGTACAGCTATGATCCTGCGGAAGAGATACATGAAGCTGAGCAAGAGCTATTGGGACAAGACACAAAGGTCTGTCACTACACTGACAACCAAAACGCATAG